The DNA region GGCTCTGACTCCTGCGTGGCGGATTAATCCGTACTGCCCACACAGGTCTCCCTACTTGATCCACAACACCTTCACACCATTCCGTCACCAAACACCTGTCAGCGTCTATACACCGCTTTTCTTTCCGCCTTTCTTCAGCGTGTACAACTTGAGCAGTTGGCTTACTTCGCCCTCAGGCTACGCAGCTCTTCCTCCCACTCTCTGGTCTTCGCCATGATATAGCAGGCTCGACACCCTGACCGGCCGAAACGCGTTCGTCATCCTACGGACTGATATTTCGTCTAGGCCCTACTACCCACCCCGTTTCACAACGACGCAGTTGACTTCGACTACAGGGCTGACGGTCAACCCTGACGAGGTCTTTCACCTCGCTGATGTTGTGTACGCATAGGCGTACTATACCATGCCTTCGGCATTAAGAAAGCAAAATAAATTCACCCATAGATGGACTCAGATTATCACAGATAAAACTGTTTTCTGACCACTTTTTAAAAAGCAGGCAGGATGCCTGCGCTCCTATAGTAGTCCAAGTAATTAAATAGGCCTTACTGAATGACTCGTCTTTTGAGATGCTCACCCTGGCTAATGAGACTTATAAAGTTAAGAAAATGTTCTAATAGCTGCTTATAATATTGGCCAAAAAGTGATAAAAAGGCTAATGCCTTGTCCAAGTTCATCACCATGAATATTAAAGCAATAAGTGTTTCAGACGACGCTTTAATTTTCGTGAAAATGCGATCGAGTTTATAGCGTCTTTTGGCTACACCAAAACAGCCTTCTACTTGATTTCTTATAGCTTCATCTTGGCGTTGTATATCCTTTTGTTCTTTACGTAATTTTTCATCTTTGGGAGGCCTTCCAAGACTGGGACCACTTATCCTTATCCCATGCTTTTTACAATGTGCTCGATTTTCTTTGTTTCGGTAGATTTTGTCCGCATGTGTTGATTCGGGATAATAACCGAATCGTTCTTTGTATTTTTCAATTTGTGAAATCAGTTCGGTCCCTTCATTATAAGAGTCAAAGCTAATCGTATCGGTAAAGGTCCAGCCATCGACCACACTGATAGATATTTTTGCTCCGAATTCCGTATGAGCTCCCGCCTTCCCCCGAACTATGGGACGGATATGTGGTTGATGAATACTTACGATGCGATCATCTACGCTTGTTACTTTGTTATCGTACATGTATTGCTGTTGTTGATAAAGTGTCCCGATCACCAGAAGTTCACGATATAAACTAGGCTTCAATAGAGTAAGATCGGCATACTTTTTGAGTTCATCTATACTGGCGAGGTTCCTCCTTACGCAATGGAGTTGTCTGTTAATCACCTCACGTCTTTTCTTTTTCGAAACACGTTTTTTTAGAACAATACTTAAAAAGCTTTTCCTGCCATCTTCACGATAAGTTCGAGGCTTAACTTTATCTTCTGTATTTGAGCGATGACACCAAAGGATATCGATTACTTCCTCAGTTTTTTCACGGGCTTTATTTAGCAACCCAAGGTCAGTTGGGTAGTGAATATCACCAGGAACACAACTGGCATCAACAATTAAAGAACCCTTATTTGATGGAGGATCATTGTCTGAATCATCATTAGAATCCTCTTCTTTTTTACGTGTCGCTGTATGCAGGAGTTCGTCAATGTCTTTAATGCCCTGAGCGCCAAAACGCTTTCGAAAATGAGTCATCATGCTCGAATCAAAAGGTGCTTCCTGTTTATATCTTTCAAAGCCCAAGAAATATTGAAGATAGGGATTTTCAGAAATCATTTCTACCGTTTCTTCATCAGTTAAACTTAGCTTTACTTGAATGATAAGGGAACCAAATGCAGTTCTTGCAGGAAGAGCTTTGGGCCCAGTATGACTGGTGAAATTTAGTGCATAAATTTCTTCGACATCTGTCCAAGGTATTATTGCCGCTAACTTGACCCAGCGATTATTGATATTGAGTGTACCATCTAGAAAATAAGGTAAATTGGCCATTTTGGGCTCTGAGCCCGTATTTTTATACATCTTATGCAAACCTAATGACTGTTTTGAGGGGTTTTGTTTACATATAACATAGCATGAAT from Lentisphaera araneosa HTCC2155 includes:
- a CDS encoding IS5-like element ISLar5 family transposase, translating into MYKNTGSEPKMANLPYFLDGTLNINNRWVKLAAIIPWTDVEEIYALNFTSHTGPKALPARTAFGSLIIQVKLSLTDEETVEMISENPYLQYFLGFERYKQEAPFDSSMMTHFRKRFGAQGIKDIDELLHTATRKKEEDSNDDSDNDPPSNKGSLIVDASCVPGDIHYPTDLGLLNKAREKTEEVIDILWCHRSNTEDKVKPRTYREDGRKSFLSIVLKKRVSKKKRREVINRQLHCVRRNLASIDELKKYADLTLLKPSLYRELLVIGTLYQQQQYMYDNKVTSVDDRIVSIHQPHIRPIVRGKAGAHTEFGAKISISVVDGWTFTDTISFDSYNEGTELISQIEKYKERFGYYPESTHADKIYRNKENRAHCKKHGIRISGPSLGRPPKDEKLRKEQKDIQRQDEAIRNQVEGCFGVAKRRYKLDRIFTKIKASSETLIALIFMVMNLDKALAFLSLFGQYYKQLLEHFLNFISLISQGEHLKRRVIQ